TGTTTTTTTATCAATTCCTCTTTCATCAAGTCCGGTTCCATCCCATTCGATATTAATCCCACTATATTTAAAGGCTAATTCCACAAACTCCCTTACCTTATGAGTTTCTCCACTTGCAACTACATAGTCGTCTGGAGTATCCTGCTGAAGCATAAGCCACATAGCCCTTACATAATCCTTAGAATGTCCCCAATCACGTTTTGAATCCAGATTGCCAAGCTCTACATATTCCTGTAGTCCATATTTTATTCTCGCAACTGCATCAGTTATTTTTCTCGTCACAAATTCTTTTCCCCTACGTTCTGACTCATGGTTAAACAATATTCCGCAGCTTGTAAATAGCTTATAACTTTCCCTGTAGTTTTTAGTAATCCAGTGTGCATAAAGTTTTGCTACCGCATATGGACTTCTTGGATAGAAAGGAGTTTTTTCAGACTGAGGGGTCTCTACTACTTTTCCAAACATTTCACTTGTAGACGCTTGATAAAATTTTGTATCTGGTTTTACATTCTTGATCGCTTCCAGTATATTCAAGACTCCGGTTGCATCAATTTCTGCTGTTGTTAATGGCTGTTCCCAAGAAGTGGCTACAAAAGATTGAGCTGCCAAATTATATACTTCATCAGGCTGTGATATTTTTATCGCATTCATCAGTGAAACAATATCTGTCATATCTCCATAAATAAATTCAATAGCTCTTTTAAGATGTTCAACATTTCCATAATTTAAAGTGCTCTTCCTTCTAACAAGTCCATAAACTTTATAACCCTTTTCAAGAAGCAACTCCGCCAGATAAGAACCATCCTGTCCTGTAATTCCAGTTATTAATGCATGCTTCATTTTTACTTCCTCCATTTTCTATAGTATTTTCCACTTTTTTTGTGTTTTGAAATCTTTATAGCATTCATCTATATAATCTTTTATTTTACTTTTGAAAATTTCTTCGTCAAAAGCTTCAGCATGTTTTCTGATCAAATCTTTTTCAAAACTACTCTCCAAAAAAATTTCCACAGCAGCTTTTAATGATTCAACTGTCTGCTCACGGAAGAATACCCCTGTTTCTCCTTCTATTACAGTCTCAAGCGCTCCTCCTTTACCATAAGCGATAACAGGTCTGCCGCTGGCTTGAGCTTCAAGAGGTGTAATTCCGAAGTCCTCTTCTCCTGGGAATATAAAAGCTCTGCATCTTGAATAGTATTTTTTTATAATATCATCTGGCTTCCTTCCCAAAAACTTTATATTATCATTTGCCATGTATTCCAATTTCTTTCTTTCTGAACCTTCTCCTATAATAACAAGAGGAAGTTTCATCTCATTAAATGCCTGAACAGCTAAATCAATTCTTTTATAAGGAACCAGCCTTGAGACAACTAAGAAATAATCCTCATCAATATTATCTAAAGTGAATAGATTACATCTCACAGGTGGATGTATTACCACGCTTTCCCTTCTATAATGTTTCCATATCCTTTTTGCAACATTTTCTGAATTTGCAATAAAATAATCAACTCTATAAGATGAAACATTGTCCCAAATACGCATGTAATTCATAAAATATTTAAGGAAGATTTTCTTTAATCCACTAACATTTTGTGCATATTGATAATAAAATTCCCATGCATATCTCATTGGTGTATTACAATAACAAACATGCATCGTTTCAGGTTTAGTTATTACACCCTTTGCACATGAAGTACTACTGCTAAGAATTACATCATACTTATTTAAGTCAAAGCTTTCAAATGCCATAGGCATAAGTGGAAAATATTTTTGGTGGTTTTCCCTAGCGCCCTTTCTATCCTGTAAAAACGAAGTTTTAACATTGATATTTTTCAATGTATCATCAAGCTTATCGGGATTATAAATTGATGTATATATTGGAGCACTCGGATAAATCTCTTTAAAATTAATGATTATCCGTTCAGCCCCCCCCATATCTGTCAGCCAGTCATGTACAATTGCAATTTTCATCTAATTACCTCACATACTTTATATATTTAAAAAGTTATTTATCTAAATTTCTTGTAATCCACCTGAAATAGTATCTTTCTCCGACAAAATTACATTGTCAATATTTTCAAGCGGCCACTTTATCCCTATATCAGGATCATTCCATATGATTCCGCCTTCATCTTCGGGATGGTAAAAATCCGTGCATTTATATACGAACTCTGCTTCATCCGAAAGGACTAAAAAGCCATGAGCGAACCCTTCGGATATATAAAATTGTTTCTTATTTTCAGCGGATAATATTACTCCCTGCCATTTGCCAAATGTTCTTGAACCCTTTCTTATATCGACTGCCACATCAAATACTTCACCTGATATCACCCTTACAAGTTTCCCTTGAGGATGCTGTTTTTGAAAGTGAAGGCCCCGGAGCACTCCTTTTCTTGATTTTGACTGGTTGTCCTGTACAAATATCATACCAAGGCCTGCCTCTTTGAATTCGTTATAATTATATGTTTCCATAAAATAGCCCCTGCTGTCTCCAAAAACCCTAGGCTGTATTACATAAAGTCCATCTATATCAAGTTTCATAAACTCAAACTTTCCCATTGTATCTCCCTATCTTTCTTCATACATTTTTTTATAATAATTCTGGTATTCTCCTGATGTAACGTTTTTCATCCAATCCATATTATCTATGTACCATCTTATTGTTTTCGCTATCCCGTCTTCAAAAGCGGTTTCAGGATACCAGCCGATCTCATTTTTTATCTTTGTCGGGTCGATCCCATATCTTCTGTCGTGGCCCTTTCTGTCCTTTACATGCTTTATAAGCCCCTCATCGACTGTACTATCTACATTTTTGTTTATATATCCTATAATTGTTTTTACAATATGCATGTTGGTCCTCTCATTGTGGCCACCTATATTGTAAATTTCACCTGTTTTACCGCTTCTTAAG
This DNA window, taken from Clostridiales bacterium, encodes the following:
- a CDS encoding glycosyltransferase family 4 protein; translated protein: MKIAIVHDWLTDMGGAERIIINFKEIYPSAPIYTSIYNPDKLDDTLKNINVKTSFLQDRKGARENHQKYFPLMPMAFESFDLNKYDVILSSSTSCAKGVITKPETMHVCYCNTPMRYAWEFYYQYAQNVSGLKKIFLKYFMNYMRIWDNVSSYRVDYFIANSENVAKRIWKHYRRESVVIHPPVRCNLFTLDNIDEDYFLVVSRLVPYKRIDLAVQAFNEMKLPLVIIGEGSERKKLEYMANDNIKFLGRKPDDIIKKYYSRCRAFIFPGEEDFGITPLEAQASGRPVIAYGKGGALETVIEGETGVFFREQTVESLKAAVEIFLESSFEKDLIRKHAEAFDEEIFKSKIKDYIDECYKDFKTQKKWKIL
- the gmd gene encoding GDP-mannose 4,6-dehydratase; the encoded protein is MKHALITGITGQDGSYLAELLLEKGYKVYGLVRRKSTLNYGNVEHLKRAIEFIYGDMTDIVSLMNAIKISQPDEVYNLAAQSFVATSWEQPLTTAEIDATGVLNILEAIKNVKPDTKFYQASTSEMFGKVVETPQSEKTPFYPRSPYAVAKLYAHWITKNYRESYKLFTSCGILFNHESERRGKEFVTRKITDAVARIKYGLQEYVELGNLDSKRDWGHSKDYVRAMWLMLQQDTPDDYVVASGETHKVREFVELAFKYSGINIEWDGTGLDERGIDKKTGKTVIKVNPKFYRPAEVQLLLGNPEKAKKKLGWERKIGFEELVERMTESDLKNIRREIDQNNYLKEAAASL
- the rfbC gene encoding dTDP-4-dehydrorhamnose 3,5-epimerase is translated as MGKFEFMKLDIDGLYVIQPRVFGDSRGYFMETYNYNEFKEAGLGMIFVQDNQSKSRKGVLRGLHFQKQHPQGKLVRVISGEVFDVAVDIRKGSRTFGKWQGVILSAENKKQFYISEGFAHGFLVLSDEAEFVYKCTDFYHPEDEGGIIWNDPDIGIKWPLENIDNVILSEKDTISGGLQEI